GGGGCACGAGAGTATTTGCTCAAGCCGATCGTAAGGGAGGAACTGTTCGGTGCGCTGGCAGTTTTGAATGAGGAATTGAAGGAGAGGAACCCCCTCACATACGATAGTGTTGTCGGCGTAGAGAAAGATAGACTAGCTGGCGCGAGTGCCAACGTCGATAGAAGTGGTAGTATGACACGTGCTATCCAATATATCCACGCTCATTACAGCGAGGATTTGAATATGGCAGTAGTATCCAACTCAGTATCCTTGAATTATACGTATTTTAGTCAGGCGTTCAAAGCTTATACAGGCCTCAGCTTTGTTCAATATGTAAAAAGGCTGCGCATTTCAGAAGCCAAAAAGCTGCTGGAGTGTCAAGGGGGCAGGATCTATGAAATTGCGGCTAACGTGGGCTTTGACAATGCAAAGCACTTTAACAAAGTGTTTCGTGAGCTGGAGGGGATGAGCCCGCAGCAGTTTCGAGTGCAGAATCAAAGGGGTAATTAGATATAAAGAGGGGGAAAACTCCACTGCCTTTTTACCCTTATCCTGATATAATAAACGTATGCATAACCATGACCTTCAATCAGAGAGTTTGTACACAATCACACGAATCGCCGAACGGAAGGGGAGAGCATATGGTTATTTATGAAACGGACCAAGCTTATATCATGACGACGCAGCATGACCATGCCCATATTTCAGGTGAGTTGGCTTTACAATGGGAAGAGAGTGCCTTCAAGAATAGACGTCATAAGCAGGATTTTGTATATGCAGCAAGGGAGCATGATCGGGGTTGGATACAGTTAGACGCTGCTCCTTTCTGGAATGATCATATGTCAGTACCTTATACATTTATTGATTTTCCGCTCAGTCCACGTTTTGTTTTCTATCGTCTTGGGATTGATGAAGTCGAACAAGGAAACACGTATGCTGCGTTGCTGTGTAGCTTGATGTACAAGGAGCTAGTCGGGCGGACCGAGCATCAAAATGCTCAGGACAAGCAGATTACGCATGCTTATCAGGAAGCGGAGGAACAGCGTCGTCTGAGGCTCAAACAGGAGCTGGCATGTGGCGTAACCTTCGACCATCAAGTGCGGACGGATGTACGGAGAATGTTGTTTTGCGACGAATTGAGTCTGTTTTTGTGCAGTCGAGAGCCGGGTACGCCTACAGTAGAATATGAATGGTTTGCTGAAGGTTTGAGCTTCCCGGCTGTTCGTCATGAAAGCGGGCGAGTTTGGGCCGAGTGGCTATCGGATCAGACTGTAGGTCTCTCCTTTTTTCCTTTCAAGGGCAAGGTAGGGATTACTCATACCTTTAAAAAGGTGGACAAGGAGAAAATTCGTACCTTCGGTCTCCTAGAGGCTTACCGTTCTTCCGAATGGACGCATCGAACCTTTACCGTTGAACATATCATGGAAGTAGAAGAACATAAGGAGAATGCCTGACCGTCTACGAATACAGCCTCGAACAATAATTTGTTTGTAGACGCAGAGAAAAGCCTCCCTGAACCATGATTCAGAGAGGCTCGCTTTTTTCTAGCTTTAACATTTTACGATTTTGCAGAGGTTTTCGCACGATTGACAATAGTCTGTACCTTATTCAATACCTTATCGCGTGCCCCTTTATTTTTCATCAGATACGTCACACCCATTCCCAATGCTGCTACCACCCATTTCTTATTCTTCATAAAGTACGCCTCCTTATGATCATGTTGTCATACCCAAATGCTTAAAAGCATCCAAAATGTGAAAAGATGAACGGGATTTTACGATTTAGTGATTCCTTGCACTCGTTCCGCATAACTATGATTTACCCTTCTCCATCACATCTTACCCGTTCCTTCGCCAATGAAACGATTACGACTGTCTTTTCATGTTTAATGGATATTATCAAATATCCCGCCACAATGGCTTCAGACGCACATGACAGGGAGGTCTTTGTTATGAGAAAGAAGGAAGTGGTTGCCATGCTGCTCGCCGGCGGACAAGGCAAAAGACTCAAAGGACTTACTCGTACACTAGCCAAACCGGCAGTATTTTTTGGAGGAACTTACCGCATTATTGATTTCCCTCTCAGCAATTGCACTCATTCTGGTATAGACACTGTAGGTGTATTGACCCAATACGAGCCGTTGGTGCTCCATTCCTATATCGGCGTAGGCAGCGACTGGGATTTGGATCGTCTGGATGGAGGAGTGTTCGTTTTACCTCCGCACGAGAAAGAAGATGGAAACAACTGGTATAGGGGCACGGCGGATGCAATATATCGAAACCTGCATTTCTTGGACCAGTATGACCCGGAGCATGTACTCATTCTGTCAGGGGATCACATTTATAAAATGGACTACAGTCGAATGCTCCACTATCACAAGGAGAAGGAAGCAGACTGCACCATTTCTGTTATCAATGTCACGATTCAGGAAGCTAAACGATTTGGAATCCTGAACGCTGACGATGATCTGAAAATATATGACTTTGAGGAGAAGCCTGAACAGCCGAAAAGTACATTGGCCTCCATGGGTATTTATTTGTTCAAATGGGAGGTGTTGCGTCGCTATTTACTGGAAAGCGCAAGCGATTCTGAATCCTCACATGATTTTGGCAAGGATATCATTCCATTGTTGCTTCAGCATGGCCGGTCGCTGTATGCGTACCCGTTTGCTGGGTACTGGAAGGATGTAGGTACCATTCAGAGCTTGTGGGAGTCCAACATGGATCTTCTGGTTCAGGATCCGCCTTTGGATCTGAATGATCCTTTCTGGCGCATCTATACTCGCAGCCCCAATCAACCGGCCCAGTATATAACCCAACGGGCGATTCTCAAAAACAGCATTGTAAATGAAGGTTGCATGGTGGATGGAGAAGTAAGGCATTCTGTACTATTTTATGGGGTCGAAGTAGGTGAAGGGAGCGTCATTACCGATTCTGTCATCATGCCGAACGTAAAAATTGGGCGCAATGTACGTATTCACCGGGCTATCGTGAATGAGAACATCGTTATTGAAGACAACGCGTTTATTGGACCTGAAGATAGTTCTGATGAGATTATTTTGTTCGATCAGGAAAGCCAGCTTCATGCACGAATTTAACCTGGATAAGGACGGTGTCTGCTATGAGTCGACTCATTGGAGTTATCAACCTGGATCACGAACTGGATCAGTTGAAGGAGTTGACCTATTTCCGGTGCGGGGCCGCAGTCCCCTTTGCTAGTCGATATCGGCTCATTGATTTTACCTTATCCAATATGATGCATGCAGGGGTGCATGATATTGCATTGTTTATCCGCCGCAAATACCGTTCGCTGCTGGATCATCTGGGCGAAGGTCGGCCTTGGGATTTAGACCGCAGACGGGGCGGGTTGTTTATTTTGCCACCGGACTGGAATGATCCGACGGATGCATCGCGTGGAGATTTGCAGCATGTGCACAACAATCTGGACTTTTTCCATCGCTCATCGGGGCAAACCATTATTCACGCAGGAACTCAGCATGTCAATAAGGTGGATATCGAGGATGTATATCGTTATCATCAGGAGAAAAATGCAGATGTTACCCTTGTATATAAACCCATAGACCAGCTAGAATCTGAGCATGATCCTTGTGCACGACTGGAGATTGATGAGAACGGACGAGTGACGGGTATTCATCAGGAGCAGGATCATCATAACATTTATCTGGAGATGTTTGTGATGGACAAAGACTTGTATCTGGATCAGGTGAAGCATTGCATTGCCCATCAGGATAATCATTTCTTTCGTGATGCCATCCAGAAAAACCCAAGTGGACTGCGTATTTATGCGTATCGTTATGAAGGTTATCATGCGGTTATTAATTCTATTGAGAGCTACTATAAAAATAGCATGAAGCTGTTGGATCAGCAGCAGTATCAAGCCCTGTTTCAGAATCAGCCGGTGCACACCAAAATCAAGTATGAAGCCCCGACCCGCTATACGCACAGCGCCGAGGTGGATCATTCACTTGTTGCCAATGGCTGCACCATTGGAGGCAAGGTCGAGAATAGTATTCTTTTCCGTGGAGTGCGGGTGGAGGAGGGTGCGCGGGTAAGCAACTCGATTATTATGCAAAAATGTGTCATCCGTAAAGGGGCAGTTGTGGAGAATGTGGTTTTAGATAAAGATGTACAGCTTTCACCAGATCGAACTCTGATTGGAGACATTAGAGTTCCCTATGTCATTGCCAAGAATAGCGTAATTTAAAGGATATACTTAGCCATTAAAACGGAAATAACAGGAGGTACAACTTTGTTCAGCAATAAAGAAGCATTTAAGCAGGCTTTTCGAGAGCAACTGGTCGGAAGGCTGGGCAAACCGATGCAGGAGGCTCAGTCGGAAGACGTATATAAGGTTTTGGGTGGCATGATTCGTGAACAAGTCGGCAAGAATTGGGCAGAAACGAACCAAGCCTATAAAGAAGGACAAGAGAAGCAGATTTATTATTTTTCCCTGGAATTTTTGATAGGTCGTCTACTGGGCAGTAATCTGCTGAATTTGGGCGTCCTGGATATGGTTC
The Paenibacillus peoriae DNA segment above includes these coding regions:
- a CDS encoding response regulator transcription factor; the encoded protein is MTTKLLIADDEKNIRMGLQAMIEREFSGLYECVLVKDGREAWQHVKQFLPELVITDIRMPIMDGIMLMQHIRELEPERRPLVIILSGYDEFQYAREAIRCGAREYLLKPIVREELFGALAVLNEELKERNPLTYDSVVGVEKDRLAGASANVDRSGSMTRAIQYIHAHYSEDLNMAVVSNSVSLNYTYFSQAFKAYTGLSFVQYVKRLRISEAKKLLECQGGRIYEIAANVGFDNAKHFNKVFRELEGMSPQQFRVQNQRGN
- a CDS encoding DUF3891 family protein codes for the protein MVIYETDQAYIMTTQHDHAHISGELALQWEESAFKNRRHKQDFVYAAREHDRGWIQLDAAPFWNDHMSVPYTFIDFPLSPRFVFYRLGIDEVEQGNTYAALLCSLMYKELVGRTEHQNAQDKQITHAYQEAEEQRRLRLKQELACGVTFDHQVRTDVRRMLFCDELSLFLCSREPGTPTVEYEWFAEGLSFPAVRHESGRVWAEWLSDQTVGLSFFPFKGKVGITHTFKKVDKEKIRTFGLLEAYRSSEWTHRTFTVEHIMEVEEHKENA
- a CDS encoding glucose-1-phosphate adenylyltransferase; amino-acid sequence: MRKKEVVAMLLAGGQGKRLKGLTRTLAKPAVFFGGTYRIIDFPLSNCTHSGIDTVGVLTQYEPLVLHSYIGVGSDWDLDRLDGGVFVLPPHEKEDGNNWYRGTADAIYRNLHFLDQYDPEHVLILSGDHIYKMDYSRMLHYHKEKEADCTISVINVTIQEAKRFGILNADDDLKIYDFEEKPEQPKSTLASMGIYLFKWEVLRRYLLESASDSESSHDFGKDIIPLLLQHGRSLYAYPFAGYWKDVGTIQSLWESNMDLLVQDPPLDLNDPFWRIYTRSPNQPAQYITQRAILKNSIVNEGCMVDGEVRHSVLFYGVEVGEGSVITDSVIMPNVKIGRNVRIHRAIVNENIVIEDNAFIGPEDSSDEIILFDQESQLHARI
- the glgD gene encoding glucose-1-phosphate adenylyltransferase subunit GlgD encodes the protein MSRLIGVINLDHELDQLKELTYFRCGAAVPFASRYRLIDFTLSNMMHAGVHDIALFIRRKYRSLLDHLGEGRPWDLDRRRGGLFILPPDWNDPTDASRGDLQHVHNNLDFFHRSSGQTIIHAGTQHVNKVDIEDVYRYHQEKNADVTLVYKPIDQLESEHDPCARLEIDENGRVTGIHQEQDHHNIYLEMFVMDKDLYLDQVKHCIAHQDNHFFRDAIQKNPSGLRIYAYRYEGYHAVINSIESYYKNSMKLLDQQQYQALFQNQPVHTKIKYEAPTRYTHSAEVDHSLVANGCTIGGKVENSILFRGVRVEEGARVSNSIIMQKCVIRKGAVVENVVLDKDVQLSPDRTLIGDIRVPYVIAKNSVI